In one Myxocyprinus asiaticus isolate MX2 ecotype Aquarium Trade chromosome 1, UBuf_Myxa_2, whole genome shotgun sequence genomic region, the following are encoded:
- the LOC127435919 gene encoding casein kinase II subunit alpha'-like isoform X2, whose protein sequence is MPGPVTSKARVYADANTLKSKEYWDYEAHVPGWSNQDDYQLVRKLGRGKYSEVFEAININSNDRVVVKILKPVKKKKIKREIKILENLRGGTNIIRLVDTVKDPVSRTPALVFEYINNTDFKDLYQRLTDFDIRFYLYELLKALDYSHSMGIMHRDVKPHNVMIDHQMRKMYDYSLDMWSLGCMLASMIFQKEPFFHGQDNYDQLVRIAKVLGTEELFSYLNKYHIELDTRFKDLLGQQTRKRWENFVQPENQHLVSPEALDLLDKLLRYDHQQRLTAQEAMEHPYFYPVLKGQPLSNSEGALAISSSTTT, encoded by the exons ATGCCCGGTCCGGTGACCAGCAAAGCACGGGTGTATGCTGATGCCAACACTTTGAAGAGCAAGGAATACTGGGATTATGAAGCACATGTGCCTGGCTGGAG CAACCAGGATGACTACCAGCTCGTACGAAAGCTTGGAAGAGGCAAATATAGTGAAGTGTTCGAGGCCATCAATATTAACAGCAATGACAGAGTAGTTGTTAAAATACTTAAG CCTGTTAAGAAGAAGAAGATTAAGCGTGAGATAAAAATTCTGGAGAACTTAAGGGGAGGAACCAACATCATTCGTCTTGTAGACACAGTGAAGGACCCTGTG TCTAGAACACCTGCTCTTGTGTTCGAATACATCAACAACACTGATTTCAAG GACCTCTACCAGAGACTAACGGATTTTGATATCCGATTTTATTTGTATGAACTTCTAAAG GCTCTGGACTACTCTCACAGCATGGGCATCATGCATCGGGATGTCAAACCTCATAATGTCATGATAGATCACCAAATGAGAAAG ATGTATGATTACAGTCTGGACATGTGGAGCTTAGGCTGCATGTTGGCCAGTATGATCTTCCAGAAAGAGCCCTTTTTCCATGGTCAAGACAACTATGACCAG CTGGTCAGAATTGCAAAAGTTCTCGGAACAGAAGAGCTCTTCAGCTACCTGAACAAGTATCACATTGAGCTGGACACACGCTTCAAAGATCTGCTCGGCCA GCAGACACGAAAGCGCTGGGAGAACTTTGTTCAGCCAGAGAATCAGCACTTGGTGAGTCCAGAGGCTTTGGACTTGCTGGATAAACTCCTGCGCTACGATCATCAACAGAGATTGACCGCCCAAGAGGCCATGGAGCACCCCTACTTCT ATCCTGTGCTGAAGGGGCAGCCTCTGTCAAACTCAGAAGGTGCTCTGGCAATAAGCAGCTCAACCACAACATGA
- the LOC127435919 gene encoding casein kinase II subunit alpha'-like isoform X1: MPGPVTSKARVYADANTLKSKEYWDYEAHVPGWSNQDDYQLVRKLGRGKYSEVFEAININSNDRVVVKILKPVKKKKIKREIKILENLRGGTNIIRLVDTVKDPVSRTPALVFEYINNTDFKDLYQRLTDFDIRFYLYELLKALDYSHSMGIMHRDVKPHNVMIDHQMRKLRLIDWGLAEFYHPAQEYNVRVASRSYKGPELLVDYQMYDYSLDMWSLGCMLASMIFQKEPFFHGQDNYDQLVRIAKVLGTEELFSYLNKYHIELDTRFKDLLGQQTRKRWENFVQPENQHLVSPEALDLLDKLLRYDHQQRLTAQEAMEHPYFYPVLKGQPLSNSEGALAISSSTTT, from the exons ATGCCCGGTCCGGTGACCAGCAAAGCACGGGTGTATGCTGATGCCAACACTTTGAAGAGCAAGGAATACTGGGATTATGAAGCACATGTGCCTGGCTGGAG CAACCAGGATGACTACCAGCTCGTACGAAAGCTTGGAAGAGGCAAATATAGTGAAGTGTTCGAGGCCATCAATATTAACAGCAATGACAGAGTAGTTGTTAAAATACTTAAG CCTGTTAAGAAGAAGAAGATTAAGCGTGAGATAAAAATTCTGGAGAACTTAAGGGGAGGAACCAACATCATTCGTCTTGTAGACACAGTGAAGGACCCTGTG TCTAGAACACCTGCTCTTGTGTTCGAATACATCAACAACACTGATTTCAAG GACCTCTACCAGAGACTAACGGATTTTGATATCCGATTTTATTTGTATGAACTTCTAAAG GCTCTGGACTACTCTCACAGCATGGGCATCATGCATCGGGATGTCAAACCTCATAATGTCATGATAGATCACCAAATGAGAAAG TTGCGGCTCATAGATTGGGGTCTTGCAGAGTTTTACCACCCTGCCCAGGAATACAACGTAAGGGTTGCCTCAAGATCATATAAGGGACCAGAGTTGCTGGTTGACTATCAG ATGTATGATTACAGTCTGGACATGTGGAGCTTAGGCTGCATGTTGGCCAGTATGATCTTCCAGAAAGAGCCCTTTTTCCATGGTCAAGACAACTATGACCAG CTGGTCAGAATTGCAAAAGTTCTCGGAACAGAAGAGCTCTTCAGCTACCTGAACAAGTATCACATTGAGCTGGACACACGCTTCAAAGATCTGCTCGGCCA GCAGACACGAAAGCGCTGGGAGAACTTTGTTCAGCCAGAGAATCAGCACTTGGTGAGTCCAGAGGCTTTGGACTTGCTGGATAAACTCCTGCGCTACGATCATCAACAGAGATTGACCGCCCAAGAGGCCATGGAGCACCCCTACTTCT ATCCTGTGCTGAAGGGGCAGCCTCTGTCAAACTCAGAAGGTGCTCTGGCAATAAGCAGCTCAACCACAACATGA